A genome region from Nocardia higoensis includes the following:
- a CDS encoding SRPBCC family protein: protein MARTTVEAVIAAPRDVVYTFFTQRDGINPYMPGVQFTLTKPGSPTPEGIGAQYTVGRGKIGFVEETRVLVPGEKVEYEIIKGMPVKRHIGTILLADADGGTKVTYTMESVPSLPLPDKIVEAGLRTLINQMLGATRKAFKA, encoded by the coding sequence ATGGCTCGCACCACCGTCGAGGCCGTCATCGCCGCACCGCGCGATGTCGTCTACACCTTCTTCACCCAGCGCGACGGCATCAACCCGTATATGCCCGGCGTGCAGTTCACGCTGACCAAGCCCGGATCGCCCACCCCGGAGGGCATCGGCGCGCAGTACACCGTCGGGCGCGGAAAGATCGGCTTCGTCGAAGAGACCCGTGTCCTCGTGCCCGGCGAGAAGGTCGAATACGAGATCATCAAGGGTATGCCGGTCAAGCGCCACATCGGAACCATCCTGCTGGCCGACGCCGACGGGGGCACCAAGGTGACCTACACGATGGAGTCCGTGCCCAGCCTCCCGCTGCCCGACAAGATCGTCGAGGCCGGTCTGCGCACGCTGATCAACCAGATGCTCGGCGCCACCCGCAAGGCGTTCAAAGCCTGA
- a CDS encoding zinc-dependent alcohol dehydrogenase: MKAVTWQGRRKISVDEVPDPRIEEPTDAIVRITSTAICGSDLHLYEVLGPYMTAGDVLGHEPMGIVEEIGGDVRDLNVGDRVVIPFQISCGTCLMCMTGLPTQCETTQVRSHGNGAALFGYSELYGSVPGGQAQYLRVPHADFTHIKVPAGADDQRFLYLSDVLPTAWQAVEYAAIPAGGSVTVLGLGPIGDMACRVAAYRGYRVIGVDRVPERLARVAARGIEVIDFSAVDGSLGDVIRARTGGRGTDAVIDAVGMEAHGSPAGALAHRSAALLPDSMAQKVMDTAGIDRMAALDNAIDIVRRGGTLSLVGVYGGMADPLPMRVLFDKQVQLRMGQANVKRWAPEILPLLGDGDPLGVESFATHRLPLSEAPRAYEMFQRKEDGAVKIVLDPAA, encoded by the coding sequence ATGAAAGCCGTGACGTGGCAGGGCAGGCGCAAGATCTCGGTCGACGAGGTGCCGGATCCGCGCATCGAGGAGCCCACCGACGCGATCGTACGGATCACCTCCACCGCTATCTGCGGCTCCGACCTGCACCTGTACGAGGTGCTGGGCCCGTACATGACCGCCGGCGACGTACTCGGCCACGAACCGATGGGAATCGTCGAGGAGATCGGCGGCGATGTGCGCGATCTGAATGTCGGCGACCGGGTGGTGATTCCGTTCCAGATCAGCTGCGGAACCTGCCTGATGTGCATGACCGGACTGCCGACGCAGTGCGAGACGACCCAGGTACGTTCGCACGGCAACGGCGCCGCGCTGTTCGGCTATTCCGAGCTCTACGGCAGCGTGCCGGGTGGCCAGGCGCAGTACCTGCGGGTGCCGCACGCCGACTTCACCCACATCAAGGTGCCCGCGGGCGCGGACGATCAGCGGTTCCTGTATCTGTCCGATGTCCTGCCGACCGCATGGCAGGCGGTCGAGTACGCCGCGATTCCCGCGGGTGGCTCGGTGACCGTGCTGGGCCTGGGACCGATCGGCGACATGGCCTGCCGGGTCGCTGCGTACCGGGGCTACCGGGTCATCGGCGTGGACCGGGTGCCGGAGCGGCTGGCGCGCGTCGCGGCTCGGGGAATCGAGGTGATCGACTTCTCCGCCGTGGACGGCTCGCTCGGTGATGTCATCCGTGCCCGGACCGGCGGTCGGGGAACCGATGCGGTGATCGACGCGGTCGGCATGGAAGCGCACGGCTCACCGGCGGGCGCGCTGGCGCACCGATCGGCGGCCCTGCTGCCGGACTCGATGGCGCAGAAAGTGATGGACACCGCGGGGATCGACCGGATGGCCGCGCTGGACAACGCGATCGACATCGTGCGCCGCGGCGGCACCCTCTCACTGGTCGGCGTGTACGGCGGCATGGCCGATCCGCTGCCGATGAGGGTGTTGTTCGACAAACAGGTACAGCTGCGGATGGGCCAGGCCAATGTCAAGCGCTGGGCGCCGGAGATCCTGCCGCTGCTCGGCGACGGCGATCCGCTGGGCGTGGAATCGTTTGCGACCCATCGGCTCCCGTTGTCCGAGGCGCCGCGCGCCTACGAGATGTTCCAGCGGAAAGAGGACGGAGCGGTCAAGATCGTGCTCGATCCGGCGGCGTGA